One window of the Magnolia sinica isolate HGM2019 chromosome 19, MsV1, whole genome shotgun sequence genome contains the following:
- the LOC131234416 gene encoding AMSH-like ubiquitin thioesterase 1 has translation MRSSSSSGAISIAASTQKLDVDNRISLRYYYRIADNLLKQADIYRDEKNIIDLYIMLLRFSSLITETIPCHHDYQVSLKKERLYFKKRLLNALSELETLKPVVQSRIEELNRKHINQVDGHDQVHQNFATNSSLEWPPIKKQTPTNYGVKQVHQFVGQDGTSQGPWIQRDKLSQLPAAEDQFRKLSLSIPPPKEETLSRHSILGPNGLRGQWKPPTIDRGVQYPRNLDLTPIEIPSLVQPAEDGAEVLKAGEKSEPERSTIESVLSLDDGRWSVHAEQPSSMATSNIVESPIQMDIIRQPAPPPVLADIQNLVPVTSSEAFDSINGPAKSFQDELIHSESPLQLHISTQMMDSFMRLARSNTERNLETCGVLAGSLKNRKFNVTALIIPKQESTSDSCQTMNEEEIFDVQDKQSLFPLGWIHTHPSQSCFMSSIDLHTHYSYQIMLPEAIAIVMAPKDASRTHGIF, from the exons ATGagatcttcctcttcttcggGAGCGATCAGCATCGCTGCCAGCACGCAGAAGCTCGATGTCGACAATCGGATCTCTCTTCGTTACTACTATCGCATCGCTGACAATCTTCTCAaacag GCTGACATCTATCGAGACGAGAAGAATATAATAGATCTGTATATTATGCTTCTTCGCTTTTCAAG TTTGATCACAGAAACTATACCATGCCATCATGACTACCAGGtgtctttaaaaaaagaaaggctTTATTTTAAGAAG AGATTATTGAATGCCCTAAGCGAGCTGGAGACACTGAAGCCTGTTGTTCAAAGCCGCATTGAGGAATtgaacagaaagcatataaatcaAGTAGACGGACATGACCAGGTTCACCAAAATTTTGCCACCAATTCTTCCTTGGAATGGCCTCCTATTAAAAAGCAAACTCCAACAAATTATGGAGTCAAACAG GTACACCAATTTGTTGGACAAGATGGTACATCCCAGGGTCCATGGATTCAGCGAGATAAGCTGTCACAGTTGCCAGCAGCAGAGGACCAATTTCGCAAATT ATCCCTAAGTATCCCGCCTCCAAAGGAGGAGACATTATCGAGACACTCTATTTTAGGTCCAAATGGGCTTCGAGGGCAGTGGAAGCCGCCTACTATCGATAGAGGG GTCCAATATCCACGCAATTTAGACTTAACTCCAATAGAGATCCCAAG CTTGGTTCAACCTGCCGAAGATGGAGCTGAGGTTCTAAAAGCTGGTGAAAAATCAGAGCCTGAAAGATCTACAATTGAATCTGTCCTTTCCCTGGATGATGGTAGATGGTCTGTCCATGCCGAGCAACCTTCTTCAATGGCTACCTCAAACATTGTAGAATCTCCTATTCAGATGGATATTATCAGACAGCCTGCTCCTCCGCCTGTACTAGCAGATATACAAAATTTGGTCCCTGTTACTTCATCTGAAGCTTTCGATTCAATAAATGGACCAGCAAAATCCTTTCAGGATGAGCTTATCCACTCTGAATCACCTCTGCAGTTGCACATT TCAACTCAAATGATGGACAGCTTTATGAGGCTGGCTAGGTCAAACACCGAAAGGAATTTAGAAACCTGTGGCGTTCTTGCAGGCTCACTT AAAAACAGAAAATTTAATGTGACAGCTCTCATCATCCCAAAGCAGGAGTCAACATCTGATTCA TGTCAAACCATGAACGAAGAGGAAATTTTTGATGTCCAGGATAAGCAATCTCTTTTCCCCCTAGGGTGGATTCAT ACGCATCCTTCACAGTCTTGTTTCATGTCATCAATTGATCTACACACCCATTATTCCTATCAG ATCATGTTGCCGGAAGCCATTGCGATTGTTATGGCACCGAAAGATGCATCAAG AACTCATGGCATTTTCTGA